Proteins found in one Bordetella genomosp. 11 genomic segment:
- the phnN gene encoding phosphonate metabolism protein/1,5-bisphosphokinase (PRPP-forming) PhnN: MNAPAPSLVYIMGASGSGKDTLLRHVRGMSTPRDRILVAHRYITRPSGVDEASVALSEDEFVRREQLGCFALSWRSHGLAYGVGVEIDAWMAAGVTVLVNGSRAHLPRAWARYPGLCAVEIAVDARTLKQRLSSRGRENTQAIEERLARATAAFDVPAGCELLTVDNNGAPEQAADRVLEIARRRHA; the protein is encoded by the coding sequence ATGAATGCGCCCGCACCCTCGCTCGTCTACATCATGGGCGCGTCGGGCAGCGGCAAGGACACGCTGCTGCGCCATGTGCGCGGCATGAGCACGCCGCGGGACCGCATCCTGGTTGCGCATCGGTATATCACCCGGCCCAGCGGCGTCGACGAGGCCTCGGTGGCGCTGAGCGAAGACGAATTTGTCCGGCGCGAACAACTGGGTTGCTTCGCTCTCTCGTGGCGCAGCCACGGGCTGGCTTACGGCGTAGGCGTGGAGATCGACGCCTGGATGGCAGCCGGGGTAACGGTGCTGGTGAATGGATCGCGCGCGCATTTGCCGCGCGCCTGGGCCCGTTACCCGGGCCTGTGCGCGGTGGAGATCGCCGTCGATGCGCGCACGCTGAAGCAGCGCCTGTCCAGCCGCGGCCGCGAGAACACGCAGGCCATCGAGGAAAGGCTGGCGCGCGCGACGGCGGCATTCGACGTGCCGGCCGGTTGCGAATTGCTTACCGTGGACAACAACGGCGCTCCGGAACAAGCGGCGGATCGCGTGCTGGAGATCGCCCGCCGCCGGCACGCATGA
- a CDS encoding DUF1045 domain-containing protein yields MPLAYRYAVYLAPAGAWREFGRAWLGRDEESGQRLPRAREEDPRLDAWTDAPRHYGLHATLKPPFRLRPGTTATGLDEAVRALARMQKPFHIALTLRALRGFLAWCLPDDAGTHARVRALADRVVRDLDPYRAPSTPAEIARRRPEQLTLPQQRMLAEWGYPYVFDTYTFHITLTGNLGATELDHAEELLRARAGRALDGAMPVEAITVYVQPRPDDPFIVARHYGFDGTVRDAAGARYMDDDAP; encoded by the coding sequence ATGCCGCTTGCTTATCGCTACGCCGTCTATCTGGCGCCGGCCGGCGCCTGGCGCGAATTCGGCCGCGCCTGGCTGGGTCGGGATGAAGAAAGCGGGCAGCGCCTGCCGCGCGCGCGAGAAGAGGATCCCCGGCTGGACGCCTGGACCGACGCGCCTCGGCACTACGGCCTGCACGCGACGCTGAAGCCGCCCTTCCGCCTGCGCCCGGGCACGACGGCGACGGGACTGGACGAGGCGGTCCGCGCGCTCGCCCGCATGCAAAAGCCCTTCCACATCGCGCTGACCCTGCGCGCCCTGCGCGGGTTCCTGGCCTGGTGCCTGCCCGACGACGCCGGCACACACGCGCGCGTCCGCGCCCTGGCGGACCGGGTGGTACGCGACCTGGACCCCTATCGCGCACCGTCCACCCCGGCTGAAATCGCGCGCCGCCGGCCGGAGCAGTTAACGCTGCCCCAGCAGCGCATGCTGGCCGAATGGGGCTACCCCTACGTCTTCGATACCTACACCTTTCATATCACGCTGACCGGCAACCTCGGCGCCACGGAACTCGACCATGCCGAGGAACTGCTGCGCGCGCGCGCCGGCCGTGCACTGGACGGCGCCATGCCCGTCGAGGCAATCACCGTGTACGTCCAGCCGCGCCCCGACGATCCGTTCATCGTCGCGCGCCACTACGGCTTCGACGGAACCGTGCGCGACGCGGCCGGCGCCCGCTATATGGACGACGATGCACCATGA
- a CDS encoding alpha-D-ribose 1-methylphosphonate 5-triphosphate diphosphatase produces the protein MHPDNSPSHFLRGIGGRRVLTAQGLGPARLSFEQDRIADTHNGSGPAPADFDAGDLLVLPGIVDLHGDAFERAIMPRPGVTFPYDGALLDVDRQLLANGITTEFHGLTLSWEGGLRGEPYAMRMFDALERMQRLLGARHYVHLRFETHHVSGVEIAQSWIRAGKVRFLALNDHLPSMTKRLGDDRKLLQYAERAECDLDTFQDRIRAAMRSADAVAGAMRELTDCAREAGLEVASHDDRDPATRRYYHQLGCGVAEFPLTIEAAQVARSLGDAIVFGAPNVVRGGSHTNAPDATAMIRAGLCDVLASDYYYPAPLTAVMKLASRGILPLEHAWALVSRNPARAAGLRDRGQLDTGMIADAIVVDDSVPEVPRVCAAIVGGRLRYAARHFESPLARAAA, from the coding sequence ATGCATCCAGACAATTCGCCTTCCCATTTCCTGCGCGGCATCGGCGGCCGCCGCGTACTGACCGCCCAGGGGCTCGGCCCCGCCCGCCTGTCCTTCGAGCAGGACCGTATCGCCGACACCCATAACGGTTCCGGACCCGCGCCGGCCGATTTCGACGCGGGAGACCTGCTGGTGCTGCCCGGCATCGTCGACCTGCATGGCGACGCTTTCGAACGCGCGATCATGCCGCGTCCGGGAGTGACCTTCCCTTACGACGGCGCCCTGCTGGACGTCGATCGGCAACTGCTGGCCAACGGCATCACCACGGAATTCCACGGGCTGACCCTGTCCTGGGAAGGCGGCTTGCGCGGCGAACCCTACGCCATGCGCATGTTCGACGCCCTGGAGCGCATGCAGCGCCTGCTGGGGGCGCGCCATTACGTACACCTGCGCTTCGAGACCCATCACGTCAGCGGCGTGGAAATCGCGCAGTCCTGGATCCGCGCCGGCAAAGTGCGTTTCCTGGCATTGAACGACCACCTTCCCAGCATGACCAAGCGTTTGGGCGACGACCGCAAGCTGCTGCAGTACGCGGAGCGCGCCGAATGCGACCTGGACACCTTCCAGGACCGCATCCGCGCGGCCATGCGATCGGCCGATGCGGTCGCCGGCGCCATGCGCGAACTGACCGATTGCGCGCGCGAAGCCGGCCTGGAGGTCGCATCGCACGACGACCGCGATCCGGCCACCCGCCGCTACTATCATCAGCTCGGCTGCGGGGTGGCGGAATTCCCGCTAACCATCGAGGCGGCCCAGGTGGCCCGTTCGCTGGGCGACGCCATCGTTTTCGGGGCGCCCAATGTGGTGCGCGGCGGCAGCCACACCAATGCGCCCGACGCTACCGCGATGATCCGCGCGGGCCTGTGCGACGTGCTGGCTTCCGACTACTACTATCCCGCCCCGCTGACGGCCGTAATGAAACTCGCCAGCCGCGGCATCCTGCCGCTGGAGCACGCCTGGGCCCTGGTCTCGCGCAACCCGGCGCGAGCCGCCGGGCTGCGCGACCGCGGCCAGCTGGACACCGGCATGATCGCCGATGCCATCGTGGTGGACGACAGCGTGCCCGAGGTCCCGCGCGTCTGCGCCGCCATCGTGGGCGGACGGCTGCGCTATGCCGCACGCCACTTCGAAAGCCCGCTGGCGCGGGCCGCTGCCTGA
- the phnF gene encoding phosphonate metabolism transcriptional regulator PhnF gives MVERGSGIAIWRQIGEALATDIRNKRYAPGEQLPPEPELAEKFSVNRHTIRRAMGELEQGGLVRIEQGRGTFVQEHAIDYAIGKRTRFSENLGSQGVLGHAQVVHSETLKSAEIAHHLGLSRNASLLRVQLIGKTENRTISVAEHYFEEKRFPGFVDKLDATRSISKTYRQFGISDYTRKWSRITATLPSEEVARLLAQPKTRPILKVEALNIDQDKAPLQYSITCFSGDWVQLMVNDD, from the coding sequence ATGGTGGAACGAGGATCGGGCATCGCCATCTGGCGCCAGATTGGCGAGGCCCTGGCGACGGACATACGCAACAAGCGCTACGCGCCCGGCGAACAGCTGCCGCCGGAACCGGAACTGGCCGAAAAGTTCTCCGTCAACCGCCACACGATACGGCGGGCGATGGGCGAACTCGAACAGGGCGGCCTGGTCCGCATCGAGCAGGGACGCGGCACCTTCGTGCAGGAACACGCGATCGACTACGCCATCGGCAAGCGCACGCGCTTTTCCGAGAACCTGGGTAGCCAGGGCGTGCTGGGCCACGCTCAGGTGGTGCACAGCGAAACGCTGAAGTCCGCGGAAATCGCCCATCATCTGGGCCTGTCGCGCAATGCCTCGCTGCTGCGCGTGCAACTGATCGGCAAGACGGAAAACCGCACGATAAGCGTGGCGGAGCATTACTTCGAAGAAAAGCGCTTTCCCGGATTCGTCGACAAACTCGACGCCACGCGCTCCATTTCCAAGACCTATCGCCAGTTCGGCATCTCGGACTACACGCGCAAGTGGTCGCGCATCACCGCCACGCTGCCCAGCGAAGAGGTGGCACGCCTGCTGGCACAGCCCAAGACCCGCCCCATCCTGAAAGTGGAAGCCCTGAACATCGACCAGGACAAAGCGCCGCTGCAGTACAGCATCACCTGCTTTTCCGGCGACTGGGTGCAATTGATGGTCAACGACGACTAG
- the phnG gene encoding phosphonate C-P lyase system protein PhnG: MTPETGEQPHAPRAAWMRVMALAEPDALALAYAALGTLPVYRKLRAPETGMAMVRARAGGTGAQFNLGEISVTRCAVAFDDGIVGTAYVRGRAARHAEQAAVLDGLLQMDEWHERVRKSVIEPLARSHADNAAARAAVAAQTRVDFFTLVRGDN, from the coding sequence ATGACTCCCGAAACCGGCGAACAGCCGCACGCGCCGCGCGCTGCCTGGATGCGCGTGATGGCGCTGGCCGAACCGGACGCCCTGGCGCTCGCCTATGCGGCGCTGGGGACACTGCCCGTCTACCGCAAGCTGCGCGCGCCGGAAACCGGCATGGCAATGGTGCGTGCCCGCGCGGGCGGCACCGGCGCGCAGTTCAATCTTGGCGAGATATCCGTGACGCGCTGCGCCGTGGCGTTCGACGATGGCATCGTCGGTACCGCCTACGTGCGCGGCCGCGCCGCCCGCCACGCGGAGCAGGCCGCCGTGCTGGACGGGCTGTTGCAGATGGACGAATGGCACGAGCGCGTGCGCAAGAGCGTGATAGAGCCGCTGGCCCGATCGCATGCGGACAACGCCGCCGCGCGCGCCGCGGTCGCGGCGCAGACGCGCGTCGACTTCTTTACCCTGGTGCGGGGGGATAACTGA
- the phnH gene encoding phosphonate C-P lyase system protein PhnH, with protein MATTHTASTAARGAATLLPGFDDPVAGAQETFRAALQALAHPGRIQELETSCGVPSGLSPAMAAMLLALADVDAPVWLPAGVDESVRGFLRFHCACPLVDDPAQARFIAVPAGHVAPSLDSCDPGDAAYPDRSATLLIEVGAFGAGVALALSGPGIPGTRALAVAGLPADFREQWASNHALFPLGVDVFLTQGRQICGLPRTTRMEN; from the coding sequence ATGGCCACCACTCATACGGCGAGCACCGCGGCACGCGGCGCGGCCACCTTGCTGCCCGGCTTCGACGACCCGGTGGCGGGTGCCCAGGAGACCTTCCGCGCGGCGCTGCAGGCATTGGCGCATCCGGGGCGGATCCAGGAACTGGAAACGTCCTGCGGCGTGCCTTCCGGCCTGTCGCCGGCGATGGCGGCGATGCTGCTGGCACTGGCCGATGTCGATGCGCCGGTCTGGCTGCCGGCCGGCGTGGACGAAAGCGTGCGCGGTTTCCTGCGCTTCCATTGCGCCTGCCCGCTGGTGGACGATCCGGCGCAAGCCCGATTCATCGCCGTGCCCGCCGGGCACGTGGCCCCGTCGCTGGACAGTTGCGATCCCGGCGATGCCGCCTATCCCGATCGATCGGCCACCTTGCTGATCGAAGTCGGCGCCTTCGGGGCAGGGGTGGCGCTGGCGCTTTCCGGCCCGGGCATTCCCGGCACGCGCGCCCTGGCGGTGGCGGGCCTGCCCGCGGACTTCCGCGAACAATGGGCATCGAATCACGCGCTGTTTCCGTTGGGCGTGGATGTCTTTCTGACGCAAGGCAGGCAGATCTGCGGTCTGCCGCGCACCACCCGGATGGAGAACTGA
- a CDS encoding carbon-phosphorus lyase complex subunit PhnI, with protein sequence MYVAVKGGERAILNSYRMLDGYRRGDPAVPALTLAQIREQMPLAVSRVMAEGSLYDPHLAALALKQAAGDAIEAVFLLRAYRTTLPRFGYTQPLDTACMGLQRRISATFKDVPGGQVLGPTYDYTQRLLDFSLEDDAPVAPLPPAEVPLDPAMPRVTDLLRHESLVEDEAIPPGDPAPFDLTRQPMTFPASRPARLQNLARADEGYLLSMGYSTQRGYGNTHPFAAEIRYGSVEVEMFVEELGFAVTLGEIDVTECQMVSQFAGNPQEGPRFTRGYGLVFGYGERKAMSMALVDRALRAAELGEAADSPANDHEFVLYHSDNVEASGFVQHLKLPHYVDFQANLELVRRMRAESAAQAGADTQGGVAAHNERQATRAAAASPLDEAIAS encoded by the coding sequence ATGTACGTTGCTGTGAAGGGCGGCGAACGCGCCATCCTGAATTCCTACCGCATGCTGGACGGTTATCGGCGTGGCGATCCCGCGGTCCCGGCGCTGACGCTGGCGCAGATCCGCGAACAAATGCCGCTGGCGGTGTCGCGCGTCATGGCGGAAGGCTCGCTGTACGATCCGCACCTGGCCGCGCTGGCGCTCAAGCAGGCGGCCGGCGATGCGATCGAAGCGGTATTCCTGCTGCGCGCGTACCGCACCACGCTGCCGCGCTTCGGCTATACGCAGCCGCTGGACACGGCATGCATGGGGCTGCAGCGCCGCATATCGGCCACCTTCAAGGACGTGCCGGGCGGGCAGGTGCTGGGGCCCACCTACGACTACACGCAGCGCCTGCTGGACTTCAGCCTGGAGGACGATGCCCCGGTGGCGCCGCTGCCGCCGGCCGAGGTTCCGCTCGATCCGGCCATGCCGCGCGTCACGGACCTGTTGCGGCACGAATCGCTGGTGGAAGACGAAGCCATTCCGCCGGGCGACCCGGCGCCTTTCGACCTGACGCGCCAGCCGATGACCTTTCCGGCCTCGCGTCCGGCGCGGCTGCAGAACCTGGCACGCGCCGACGAGGGCTATCTGCTCTCCATGGGCTATTCGACGCAGCGCGGCTATGGCAATACGCATCCTTTCGCCGCCGAGATCCGCTATGGATCGGTCGAAGTCGAGATGTTCGTCGAAGAGTTGGGTTTCGCGGTCACGCTGGGCGAAATCGATGTCACCGAGTGCCAGATGGTAAGCCAGTTCGCCGGCAACCCGCAGGAAGGCCCGCGCTTCACGCGCGGCTACGGGCTGGTCTTCGGCTACGGCGAACGCAAGGCCATGTCCATGGCGCTGGTCGACCGGGCCCTGCGCGCGGCGGAACTCGGCGAAGCCGCCGATTCCCCCGCCAACGACCACGAGTTCGTGCTGTATCACAGCGATAACGTCGAGGCCTCCGGCTTCGTCCAGCATTTGAAGTTGCCGCACTACGTGGATTTCCAGGCCAACCTGGAACTGGTGCGCCGGATGCGTGCCGAAAGCGCCGCGCAGGCCGGCGCGGATACGCAGGGCGGCGTCGCCGCGCACAACGAACGGCAGGCCACCCGGGCCGCCGCCGCATCCCCTCTGGACGAGGCCATCGCATCATGA
- a CDS encoding alpha-D-ribose 1-methylphosphonate 5-phosphate C-P-lyase PhnJ — protein sequence MTVSSVPASAGAAQAGVARDPHYNFAYLDESTKRMLRRALLKAVAIPGYQVPFGSREMPLPYGWGTGGIQVTAAIIGAGDTLKVIDQGSDDTTNAINIRRFFARVTGVKTTESTRDATIVQTRHRVPETPLREGQIMVFQVPIPEPLRWLEPSETETRTMHALAEYGGMHVKLYEDIAQHGHIATTYDYPVVVNDRYMMRPSPIPKFDNPKLDGNPALMLFGAGREKRVYAVPPYTRVRSLDFEDHPFTVEKWQDCCALCGSRDSYLDEIILDDQGNRHFVCSDTEYCADRQAAGHRGPDAGENAA from the coding sequence ATGACCGTCAGTTCCGTACCCGCTTCCGCCGGCGCCGCCCAGGCCGGCGTCGCGCGCGATCCGCATTACAACTTCGCCTACCTGGACGAATCGACCAAGCGCATGCTGCGCCGCGCGCTGCTGAAGGCCGTGGCGATCCCCGGCTACCAGGTGCCCTTCGGCAGCCGCGAAATGCCGCTGCCCTATGGCTGGGGCACCGGCGGCATCCAGGTGACGGCCGCCATTATCGGCGCCGGCGATACCTTGAAAGTGATAGACCAGGGATCGGACGACACCACCAACGCGATCAATATCCGCCGCTTCTTCGCCCGCGTGACCGGCGTGAAAACGACCGAATCGACGCGCGACGCGACCATCGTGCAAACCCGCCATCGGGTGCCGGAAACGCCGTTGCGCGAAGGGCAGATCATGGTGTTCCAGGTGCCGATACCGGAACCGCTGCGTTGGCTGGAGCCCAGCGAAACCGAAACGCGCACCATGCATGCGCTGGCCGAATACGGCGGCATGCACGTCAAGCTGTACGAGGACATCGCGCAGCATGGCCATATCGCCACCACGTACGACTACCCGGTCGTGGTCAACGACCGCTACATGATGCGGCCTTCTCCCATCCCTAAATTCGATAACCCCAAGCTGGACGGCAACCCCGCGCTGATGCTGTTCGGCGCCGGCCGCGAAAAGCGCGTCTACGCCGTGCCGCCGTATACCCGCGTGCGCAGCCTGGACTTCGAGGACCATCCCTTTACCGTGGAGAAATGGCAGGACTGCTGCGCGCTGTGCGGATCGCGCGACAGCTACCTGGACGAGATCATCCTGGACGACCAGGGCAACCGCCACTTCGTCTGTTCCGATACCGAATACTGCGCGGACCGCCAGGCCGCCGGACACCGCGGCCCGGACGCCGGGGAGAACGCAGCATGA
- the phnK gene encoding phosphonate C-P lyase system protein PhnK has translation MAPTPLLSVRGMTHTWDGIHGCRDIDFDLYAGEVLCVVGESGSGKTTLLQAVSCQVAPQSGSVSYDLREEGLTDLATLSQSRLRLLARTDWGFVRQNPRDGLRMQVSAGANIAERLMAVGQRHYGGLREVAGNWLHKMEIDVGRLDDRPASFSGGMQQRLQIARNLVTHPRMVFMDEPTASLDVSVQARLLDLLRQLVADLGLAAIVVTHDLAVARLLAHRTLVMRGGHVVESGLTDQILDDPQHPYTQLLVSSILQS, from the coding sequence ATGGCACCCACGCCTTTGCTATCCGTGCGCGGCATGACGCACACCTGGGACGGCATCCACGGCTGCCGCGATATCGATTTCGACCTGTACGCCGGAGAGGTGCTGTGCGTGGTCGGCGAATCCGGCTCCGGCAAGACCACGCTGCTGCAGGCGGTGTCGTGCCAGGTCGCGCCGCAGTCCGGCAGCGTGTCCTACGACCTGCGCGAGGAAGGGCTGACCGATCTGGCCACGCTATCCCAGTCCCGGCTGCGCCTGCTGGCGCGCACCGACTGGGGGTTCGTGCGGCAGAATCCGCGCGACGGCCTGCGCATGCAGGTCAGTGCCGGCGCCAATATCGCCGAGCGCCTGATGGCCGTTGGCCAGCGGCATTATGGCGGCCTGCGTGAAGTCGCGGGCAACTGGCTGCACAAGATGGAAATCGATGTGGGCCGCCTGGACGACAGGCCGGCGTCGTTTTCCGGCGGCATGCAACAGCGCCTGCAGATCGCCCGCAACCTGGTGACGCACCCGCGCATGGTGTTCATGGACGAACCGACCGCATCGCTGGACGTCTCGGTGCAGGCCCGCCTGCTGGACCTGCTGCGCCAGCTGGTAGCCGACTTGGGGCTGGCCGCCATCGTGGTCACCCACGATCTTGCCGTGGCGCGCCTGCTGGCGCATCGCACGCTGGTAATGCGCGGCGGCCATGTCGTGGAAAGCGGCTTGACCGACCAGATCCTGGACGACCCGCAGCATCCGTATACCCAATTGCTGGTTTCTTCGATTCTCCAGTCGTAG
- the phnL gene encoding phosphonate C-P lyase system protein PhnL: MMQRHMMMEARGLSKLFTLHNQGGITLPVLRDVSFDAARGECLVLSGPSGTGKSTLLRCLYGNYLATSGSIRVRDGDDWTELTRAPEQRILQLRRDVIGYVSQFLRAIPRVATLDVVADPLRQRGVAADQARARAAGLLERLRLPRRLWDLPPATFSGGEQQRVNIARGFIGGHPLLLLDEPTASLDAGNREVVVSLIRDAVAEGRCVIGIFHDDAVRDAVATRVLALEPASAALQE; encoded by the coding sequence ATGATGCAACGACACATGATGATGGAAGCGCGCGGGCTGTCCAAGCTCTTCACGCTGCACAACCAGGGCGGCATTACGCTGCCCGTGCTGCGCGACGTGTCCTTCGATGCGGCGCGCGGCGAATGCCTGGTGCTCTCCGGCCCGTCGGGTACCGGCAAAAGCACGCTGCTGCGCTGCCTGTACGGCAATTACCTGGCCACCTCCGGCAGCATACGGGTGCGCGACGGCGACGATTGGACAGAGCTGACCCGGGCGCCCGAACAACGCATCCTGCAGCTGCGGCGCGACGTGATCGGCTACGTCAGCCAGTTCCTGCGCGCCATCCCGCGTGTCGCCACGCTGGACGTGGTCGCGGATCCGCTGCGCCAGCGTGGCGTCGCCGCCGACCAGGCGCGCGCGCGTGCCGCCGGGCTGCTGGAACGCCTGCGGCTGCCCCGCCGCTTGTGGGACCTGCCGCCCGCCACGTTTTCCGGCGGGGAGCAGCAACGTGTGAATATCGCGCGCGGATTTATCGGCGGGCATCCGCTGTTGCTGCTGGACGAGCCGACGGCTTCGCTGGACGCGGGAAATCGGGAAGTCGTCGTTTCGCTGATCCGCGATGCCGTGGCCGAAGGCCGCTGCGTGATAGGCATTTTCCATGACGATGCGGTGCGCGATGCCGTGGCGACGCGCGTCCTGGCACTGGAACCGGCCTCCGCGGCCCTGCAGGAGTAA
- a CDS encoding alpha-D-ribose 1-methylphosphonate 5-triphosphate diphosphatase, whose product MATTLLTHARIVLADDVLDNASLLIEDDRIAAVDPVNPRADRVVELRGQTLMPGLIDLHCDAIEKEAEPRARVLFPLEFAVAQVDRRNAAAGITTPYHAVSFANREWGVRNNDTAAQVIRMLHAFKPHSLVDNRVHCRYEVTDPFAVPVLTALMDEGMVNLLSVMDHSPGQGQFKTLDAYLEYMMGNHGMSREQAEEAARAKAEAQEGAVGRVEHLLERARRHGIPTASHDDDSVHRIAAMRALGVAMSEFPITLDTAKAAVSCGLPTILGAPNVLRGQSQSGSMRAIDAIRAGVASCLCSDYQPSTLIAAAFVAARQASLPLPQAVALVSGNPAKAAGLHDRGRIQAGLRADLTAVATVNGQPLVSHTWSAGRLVFSASYPALPDPAVPRHAERVEAPA is encoded by the coding sequence ATGGCGACCACACTGCTGACCCATGCCCGCATCGTGCTGGCCGACGATGTCCTGGACAATGCGTCGCTGCTGATCGAGGACGACCGCATTGCCGCCGTGGACCCCGTGAATCCGCGAGCCGACCGCGTGGTCGAACTGCGCGGGCAAACACTGATGCCGGGCCTGATCGACCTGCATTGCGATGCCATCGAAAAAGAGGCGGAGCCGCGCGCCCGCGTGCTGTTCCCGCTGGAATTCGCGGTGGCGCAGGTCGACCGCCGCAATGCCGCGGCCGGCATCACCACGCCGTACCATGCGGTGTCCTTCGCCAACCGCGAATGGGGCGTGCGCAACAACGACACGGCGGCCCAGGTCATCCGCATGCTGCACGCCTTCAAGCCCCACAGCCTGGTGGACAACCGGGTGCATTGCCGCTACGAGGTCACCGACCCGTTCGCGGTGCCCGTCCTGACCGCGTTGATGGACGAAGGCATGGTCAATCTGCTGTCGGTGATGGATCATTCGCCCGGCCAGGGACAATTCAAGACGCTGGATGCCTATCTGGAATACATGATGGGCAATCACGGGATGAGCCGCGAACAGGCCGAGGAAGCGGCGCGCGCCAAGGCCGAGGCCCAGGAGGGCGCGGTGGGCCGCGTCGAGCACCTGCTGGAGCGGGCGCGCCGTCACGGCATCCCCACCGCCAGCCACGACGACGACTCCGTCCACCGCATCGCGGCGATGCGCGCGCTGGGCGTGGCGATGAGCGAATTCCCCATCACCCTGGATACCGCCAAGGCGGCCGTTTCCTGCGGGCTGCCCACCATCCTGGGAGCGCCCAACGTGCTGCGCGGCCAGAGCCAGAGCGGTTCCATGCGCGCCATCGACGCGATCCGCGCGGGTGTCGCCAGCTGCCTGTGTTCGGACTACCAGCCCTCTACGTTGATCGCCGCTGCCTTCGTCGCCGCGCGCCAGGCGTCGCTGCCGCTGCCCCAGGCCGTGGCGCTGGTATCGGGCAACCCGGCCAAGGCCGCGGGGCTGCACGACCGCGGACGCATCCAGGCCGGCCTGCGCGCGGACCTGACGGCCGTCGCGACCGTGAACGGACAGCCGCTGGTCAGCCATACCTGGAGCGCCGGGCGGCTGGTGTTTTCCGCCAGCTATCCCGCCCTCCCGGATCCGGCCGTACCGCGGCATGCCGAACGCGTCGAGGCACCAGCGTAA
- a CDS encoding OmpA family protein gives MSAIHPSALGRFHTRAAAYLRRILWLTCAALLLAGCQTVPQGLTPAQIAVLKQEGFKQTDEGWELGLSDKVLFDFDAYVVKPEARDNIQRLTGNLLRVGIEHMRLDGHTDNVGAADYNQQLSLRRAQAVADVVQAAGMPAANVGVRGLGASRPIADNGTAAGRAENRRVAIVITAA, from the coding sequence GTGTCCGCAATCCATCCATCCGCTCTCGGCCGGTTTCACACCCGCGCTGCCGCGTATCTGCGCCGGATCCTGTGGCTGACCTGCGCGGCGCTGCTGCTGGCCGGCTGCCAGACCGTGCCGCAGGGGCTGACGCCGGCGCAGATCGCGGTGCTGAAGCAGGAAGGCTTCAAGCAGACCGACGAGGGCTGGGAACTGGGATTGTCCGACAAGGTGTTGTTCGACTTCGACGCCTATGTCGTCAAGCCCGAGGCCCGCGACAATATCCAGCGCCTGACCGGTAATCTGCTGCGCGTCGGAATCGAACACATGCGGCTGGATGGACATACCGACAACGTGGGCGCGGCCGACTACAACCAGCAATTGTCCCTGCGGCGCGCGCAGGCCGTTGCCGACGTCGTGCAGGCCGCCGGCATGCCCGCCGCCAATGTCGGTGTGCGCGGCCTGGGCGCGAGCCGCCCCATCGCCGACAACGGGACTGCCGCGGGCCGCGCGGAAAACCGCCGCGTCGCCATCGTCATCACGGCGGCGTAA